GTCTTTACCAGCCGGTGGATGCGCCACCGGCCTGAGTGCTGGTCTGTGACCCTGTGGCAGCTCGCCGCCAGGGCCTTTTTTGAAACAGGAAACGCCCCGCTGGCGGTTTAGCCACCAGCGGGGCGTTGTTTTTTCGGGGCGCTGTTTGCTTTTTATTCGTATTGGCAGTGCGCCGGGGGCTGATGGCGGCGCTGCAGCCATTTATCGATTTCCACCACCAGCACAACGCTGGACGCCACCAGCAGAATCTTCAGCCAGGCTGTCAGGGCCAGTGGTTCGGTTTGAAACAGCCACTGCAGCCCCGGCACATAGAGTACGGCCAGTTGCGCCAGGCTGGCTGCCAGCAGGGCAATGAACAGAAAGGGGTTGGAAAAGAACGGAATGTGGGCGATGGAGGCTGTTTCCGAGCGGCTGTTCCAGGCCTGGAAGAACTGGAAGAACACCATGGTGGTGACGGCCTGGGTGCGGGCGCATTCCAGGCTGGCGCCATTCTTGAGGGCCTGGACGTAGATCAGTACCACGCCGGCGGCAATCAGGCCACCGACCAGAAAGGTTCGGCGGATCAGCAGGCGCGACATCAGCCCTTCGCGGCGGTCACGTGGGGGTCGGCACAGAATGCCGCGTTCGCCCGGCTCGAAGGCCATGGCGACATCCTGCAGGCCGTTGGTGACCAGATTGATCCACAGCAACTGGGCTGGCACATAGGGAATCGGCAGGCCCAAAAGCATCGTGATGATGATGGAGAACAGGGCGGCCACGCCGGTGGGAATGAGGAAGAAGGTGACCTTGCGCAGGTTGTCGAACACCACCCGGCCTTCGCGCACGGCGGCGAAGATGCTGGCGAAGTTGTCGTCGGTCAGCACCATGTCGGAGGCTTCCTTGGCCACGTCGGTGCCGGTCTTGCCCATGGCGATACCGATATGGGCGGATTTCAGGGCCGGCGCGTCGTTGACCCCGTCACCGGTCATGGCGACGATTTCGCCGCGCTCGGCCAACTGGCGGGTGATGCGCAGCTTGTGTTCCGGTGCCACGCGGGCATAGACATTGACCTGCGCCACGCGGGCATAGAGTTCTTCGTCGTTCATCTCTTCGAGTTGCTGGCCGGTGATGACCGGTGCGTCGCGGTCGGCGATGATGCCCAGTTCGGCGGCGATGGCGCGGGCGGTGATGGCGTGGTCGCCGGTGATCATCAGGACGCGGATGCCGGCATCGTGGCAACCGCTGATGGCGTCGATCACCTCGCTGCGGGCCGGGTCGATCATCCCCTGCAGGCCGGCCAGTTGCAGACCGCTTTGCAGAGCCTCCTGCGGCAGTTCGTTGTGGTCTGCGGCCACCGCTTTGCTGGCCATGGCCAGTACCCGCAGGCCGCGCGCGGCGATGTCGGCGGCGACCTGCAACAGCCGGTCGCGTTCGGCCGAATCCAGTTCGCACATGGGCAGTACCCGTTCGGGCGCGCCCTTGACGAAGATGACGCCGCCATCGCCGTGGCGGTGCAGGCTGGCCATGTAGCCGCGTTCGGACTCGAACGGAATCAGCGCCTGGCGGGGCCACTGCTCGCGCTCGATTTCGCTGTGCAGGCCACCCTTGAGCGCGGCAACGATCAGGGCGCCCTCGGTCGGGTCGCCGTCGACGTGCCAGTCGCCGTCGCTGGCGCGGTAGAGCTCTGATTCGTTGCACAGCAGGCCGATGCGCAGCAGCCGGGCCAGCTCTTCCCGTTCGTTGGCCAGCAGCGGAATGGCGTCATCGATGATCTGGCCTTCGGGGATGTAGCCGCTGCCGCTGACCTCGTAGAAGCGCTGGCCGTCGTGCAGGCAGGTCACGGTCATCTCGTTGCGCGTCAGCGTGCCGGTCTTGTCGCTGCAGATGACCGTGGTGCTGCCGAGGGTTTCCACCGCCGGCAGTTTGCGGATGATGGCGTTGTGGCGTGCCATGCGCCCGACTCCGACGGCCAGGGCGATGGTAACGACAATGGGCAGACCCTCGGGAATGGTGGCCACAGCGGCCGCCACGGCAATCATGAACATCTCCCGCGCCGAACCGCCCAGGGCGATGCCGATAAAAAACAGCGCGGCGCAGGCGCCCAGCACCAGCAGGCCGATGGTGTGGGCGAAACGCTCGATTTTTTCCTGGATCGGCGCCTTGGTGGTGCCGATGGCGCGAACATCGCCGGCGATGCTGCCGAGCAGGCTGTGGTTGCCGGTGCCCACCACCAGACCACGGGCGCGACCGTTGACCACCGCCGTGCCCATGAAGGCCATATTGGTCTGGTCGCCGGCAATCAGGTTGTCCTGCTCCAGCGTCTGGCTGTGTTTTTCCGCCGGCAGGGATTCGCCCGTCAGAATGGCTTCGTCGATGCGCAGTTCGATGGTTTGCAGCAAGCGCAGGTCGGCTGGCACGCGCGCGCCCGAGGCCAGCAGCACCAGATCGCCCGGCACCAGTTCGCTGGCGCTGATCTCCTGTTCACGACCCTCGCGAATGACCCGGGCGCGGGCCACCAGCAGGCCCTTGAGCGCCCGTACACTCTGCTCGGCGCGCAGCTCCTGCACGAAGCCGATCAGGGCGTTGAGCAGTACTACAGCGGCGATGACGGCGGTGTCGGCCCATTCGCGCAACACAAAGGTCACCACCGCTGCCACCAGCAGGATGGTGATCAGCGGGCTGGTGAACTGGTGCAGGGCCAGGCGCGGCAGGCTGATTTTTTCCTCCTCCTGCAGCCGGTTGGGACCGTACTGCTGCAGGCGGGCCTGGGCCTCGCTGGCCGAAAGACCTTCCGGGGTGACTTGCAGTTCGGCCAGAGCCTGTTCGGTGGTTTTGCGGTACCAGTGCATCGCACCTCCTGAGGATCGAGGGGGTCAGTCGCGGCGGTTTGTGTGCTGCGGATCAGTCTTTTTCGCGTTTTTCTGCTGTCGGCGGTGCTGCCACAGCACCATCAGCTGAGCGACAAGGGAACCGAAAACAAAGCCGCCGATCAGGGCGGTGATCAGCGCGCGTTGCCAGCCACCACCACCAAGCTGGGCGATAAACAGGATCAGGGCGGCGCAGGTACCAGCCGCCAGCAGATGACGCAGGTAGGGATTCATGACAACCTCCGCAGGTTCAGGATTCCGGGGGCGACGGCCGCTTTGTCTGCTGCGGCAGCTGCTTCGGGGGCAGGATTCTGAGGGATCGGCCCGACCGGCCGCGCTTGAACCCGTCACGCAGGGTGCGGCCCAGCAGGCACAGGCCCCGCCAGATGCGTGGCAGCAGCCAGAGCAACAGCACCAGAAACAGCAGCAGCAGGGCGAGGAACAGCAGCGGATGGTGCAG
This region of Desulfuromonas thiophila genomic DNA includes:
- a CDS encoding cation-translocating P-type ATPase — protein: MHWYRKTTEQALAELQVTPEGLSASEAQARLQQYGPNRLQEEEKISLPRLALHQFTSPLITILLVAAVVTFVLREWADTAVIAAVVLLNALIGFVQELRAEQSVRALKGLLVARARVIREGREQEISASELVPGDLVLLASGARVPADLRLLQTIELRIDEAILTGESLPAEKHSQTLEQDNLIAGDQTNMAFMGTAVVNGRARGLVVGTGNHSLLGSIAGDVRAIGTTKAPIQEKIERFAHTIGLLVLGACAALFFIGIALGGSAREMFMIAVAAAVATIPEGLPIVVTIALAVGVGRMARHNAIIRKLPAVETLGSTTVICSDKTGTLTRNEMTVTCLHDGQRFYEVSGSGYIPEGQIIDDAIPLLANEREELARLLRIGLLCNESELYRASDGDWHVDGDPTEGALIVAALKGGLHSEIEREQWPRQALIPFESERGYMASLHRHGDGGVIFVKGAPERVLPMCELDSAERDRLLQVAADIAARGLRVLAMASKAVAADHNELPQEALQSGLQLAGLQGMIDPARSEVIDAISGCHDAGIRVLMITGDHAITARAIAAELGIIADRDAPVITGQQLEEMNDEELYARVAQVNVYARVAPEHKLRITRQLAERGEIVAMTGDGVNDAPALKSAHIGIAMGKTGTDVAKEASDMVLTDDNFASIFAAVREGRVVFDNLRKVTFFLIPTGVAALFSIIITMLLGLPIPYVPAQLLWINLVTNGLQDVAMAFEPGERGILCRPPRDRREGLMSRLLIRRTFLVGGLIAAGVVLIYVQALKNGASLECARTQAVTTMVFFQFFQAWNSRSETASIAHIPFFSNPFLFIALLAASLAQLAVLYVPGLQWLFQTEPLALTAWLKILLVASSVVLVVEIDKWLQRRHQPPAHCQYE